One stretch of Lemur catta isolate mLemCat1 chromosome 2, mLemCat1.pri, whole genome shotgun sequence DNA includes these proteins:
- the GTF2H4 gene encoding general transcription factor IIH subunit 4 isoform X2, translating into MESTPSRGGLNRVHLQCRNLQEFLGGLSPGVLDRLYGHPATCLAVFRELPSLAKNWVMRMLFLEQPLPQAAVALWVKKEFSKAQEESTGLLSGLRIWHTQLLPGGLQGLILNPIFRQNLRIALLGGGKAWSDDTSQLGPDKHARDVPSLDKYAEERWEVVLHFMVGSPSAAVSQDLAQLLSQAGLMKSTEPGEPPCITSAGFQFLLLDTPAQLWYFMLQYLQTAQSRGMDLVEILSFLFQLSFSTLGKDYSVEGMSDSLLNFLQHLREFGLVFQRKRKSRRYYPTRLAINLSSGVSGAGGTVHQPGFIVVETNYRLYAYTESELQIALIALFSEMLYRFPNMVVAQVTRESVQQAIASGITAQQIIHFLRTRAHPVMLKQVQTALALQTPVLPPTITDQIRLWELERDRLRFTEGVLYNQFLSQVDFELLLAHARELGVLVFENSAKRLMVVTPAGHSDVKRFWKRQKHSS; encoded by the exons ATGGAGAGCACCCCCTCAAGGGGTGGACTGAACCGCGTACACCTACAATGCAGGAATCTGCAGGAATTCCTAGGGGGCCTGAGCCCTGGGGTATTGGACCGATTGTATGGGCACCCTGCCACTTGTCTGGCTGTCTTCAG GGAGCTGCCATCATTGGCTAAGAACTGGGTGATGCGGATGCTCTTTTTGGAGCAGCCATTGCCACAAGCTGCTGTAGCCCTGTGGGTAAAGAAGGAATTCAGCAA GGCTCAGGAGGAAAGTACAGGGCTGCTGAGTGGCCTCCGTATCTGGCACACCCAGCTGCTCCCAGGCGGGCTCCAGGGCCTCATCCTTAACCCCATCTTCCGCCAGAACCTCCGCATTGCCCTTCTGGGTGG GGGAAAGGCCTGGTCTGATGACACAAGTCAGCTGGGACCAGACAAGCACGCCCGGGATGTTCCCTCACTTGACAAGTATGCCGAGGAGCGATGGGAG GTGGTCTTACACTTCATGGTGGGCTCCCCCAGTGCAGCTGTCAGCCAGGACTTGGCTCAGCTCCTCAGCCAGGCTGGGCTCATGAAGAG taCTGAACCTGGAGAGCCGCCCTGCATTACTTCTGCTGGCTTCCAGTTCCTGTTGCTGGACACCCCCGCCCAGCTCTGGTACTTTATGTTGCAGTATCTGCAGACTGCCCAG AGCCGGGGCATGGACCTAGTGGagattctctccttcctcttccagctCAGCTTCTCTACTCTGGGCAAG GATTACTCTGTGGAAGGTATGAGTGATTCTCTGCTGAACTTCCTGCAACATCTGCGTGAGTTTGGTCTTGTTTTCCAGAGGAAG AGGAAATCTCGGCGTTACTACCCCACGCGACTGGCCATCAATCTCTCATCAGGTGTCTCTGGAGCTGGGGGCACTGTGCATCAGCCAGGCTTCATTGTTGTGGAAACCAATTACCGACTGTACGCCTACACGG AATCGGAGCTGCAGATTGCCCTCATTGCCCTCTTCTCTGAGATGCTCTATCGCTTCCCCAACATGGTGGTAGCGCAGGTGACCCGAGAGAGTGTGCAGCAGGCCATCGCCAGTGGCATCACAGCCCAACAG ATAATCCATTTCCTAAGGACAAGGGCCCACCCAGTGATGCTCAAACAGGTACAGACAG CCCTTGCCCTGCAGACACCTGTGCTGCCTCCCACCATCACAGACCAGATTCGGCTGTGGGAGCTGGAAAGGGACAGACTTCGCTTCACCGAGG GCGTCCTGTACAACCAGTTCCTGTCCCAAGTGGACTTTGAGCTGCTGCTGGCCCACGCGCGGGAGCTGGGCGTGCTCGTGTTCGAGAACTCGGCCAAGCGGCTCATGGTGGTGACCCCGGCCGGGCACAGCGACGTCAAACGCTTCTGGAAGCGGCAAAAACACAGCTCCTGA
- the GTF2H4 gene encoding general transcription factor IIH subunit 4 isoform X3 produces MESTPSRGGLNRVHLQCRNLQEFLGGLSPGVLDRLYGHPATCLAVFRELPSLAKNWVMRMLFLEQPLPQAAVALWVKKEFSKAQEESTGLLSGLRIWHTQLLPGGLQGLILNPIFRQNLRIALLGGGKAWSDDTSQLGPDKHARDVPSLDKYAEERWEVVLHFMVGSPSAAVSQDLAQLLSQAGLMKSTEPGEPPCITSAGFQFLLLDTPAQLWYFMLQYLQTAQSRGMDLVEILSFLFQLSFSTLGKDYSVEGMSDSLLNFLQHLREFGLVFQRKRKSRRYYPTRLAINLSSGVSGAGGTVHQPGFIVVETNYRLYAYTESELQIALIALFSEMLYRFPNMVVAQVTRESVQQAIASGITAQQIIHFLRTRAHPVMLKQTPVLPPTITDQIRLWELERDRLRFTEGVLYNQFLSQVDFELLLAHARELGVLVFENSAKRLMVVTPAGHSDVKRFWKRQKHSS; encoded by the exons ATGGAGAGCACCCCCTCAAGGGGTGGACTGAACCGCGTACACCTACAATGCAGGAATCTGCAGGAATTCCTAGGGGGCCTGAGCCCTGGGGTATTGGACCGATTGTATGGGCACCCTGCCACTTGTCTGGCTGTCTTCAG GGAGCTGCCATCATTGGCTAAGAACTGGGTGATGCGGATGCTCTTTTTGGAGCAGCCATTGCCACAAGCTGCTGTAGCCCTGTGGGTAAAGAAGGAATTCAGCAA GGCTCAGGAGGAAAGTACAGGGCTGCTGAGTGGCCTCCGTATCTGGCACACCCAGCTGCTCCCAGGCGGGCTCCAGGGCCTCATCCTTAACCCCATCTTCCGCCAGAACCTCCGCATTGCCCTTCTGGGTGG GGGAAAGGCCTGGTCTGATGACACAAGTCAGCTGGGACCAGACAAGCACGCCCGGGATGTTCCCTCACTTGACAAGTATGCCGAGGAGCGATGGGAG GTGGTCTTACACTTCATGGTGGGCTCCCCCAGTGCAGCTGTCAGCCAGGACTTGGCTCAGCTCCTCAGCCAGGCTGGGCTCATGAAGAG taCTGAACCTGGAGAGCCGCCCTGCATTACTTCTGCTGGCTTCCAGTTCCTGTTGCTGGACACCCCCGCCCAGCTCTGGTACTTTATGTTGCAGTATCTGCAGACTGCCCAG AGCCGGGGCATGGACCTAGTGGagattctctccttcctcttccagctCAGCTTCTCTACTCTGGGCAAG GATTACTCTGTGGAAGGTATGAGTGATTCTCTGCTGAACTTCCTGCAACATCTGCGTGAGTTTGGTCTTGTTTTCCAGAGGAAG AGGAAATCTCGGCGTTACTACCCCACGCGACTGGCCATCAATCTCTCATCAGGTGTCTCTGGAGCTGGGGGCACTGTGCATCAGCCAGGCTTCATTGTTGTGGAAACCAATTACCGACTGTACGCCTACACGG AATCGGAGCTGCAGATTGCCCTCATTGCCCTCTTCTCTGAGATGCTCTATCGCTTCCCCAACATGGTGGTAGCGCAGGTGACCCGAGAGAGTGTGCAGCAGGCCATCGCCAGTGGCATCACAGCCCAACAG ATAATCCATTTCCTAAGGACAAGGGCCCACCCAGTGATGCTCAAACAG ACACCTGTGCTGCCTCCCACCATCACAGACCAGATTCGGCTGTGGGAGCTGGAAAGGGACAGACTTCGCTTCACCGAGG GCGTCCTGTACAACCAGTTCCTGTCCCAAGTGGACTTTGAGCTGCTGCTGGCCCACGCGCGGGAGCTGGGCGTGCTCGTGTTCGAGAACTCGGCCAAGCGGCTCATGGTGGTGACCCCGGCCGGGCACAGCGACGTCAAACGCTTCTGGAAGCGGCAAAAACACAGCTCCTGA
- the GTF2H4 gene encoding general transcription factor IIH subunit 4 isoform X1, with amino-acid sequence MCLSQVMESTPSRGGLNRVHLQCRNLQEFLGGLSPGVLDRLYGHPATCLAVFRELPSLAKNWVMRMLFLEQPLPQAAVALWVKKEFSKAQEESTGLLSGLRIWHTQLLPGGLQGLILNPIFRQNLRIALLGGGKAWSDDTSQLGPDKHARDVPSLDKYAEERWEVVLHFMVGSPSAAVSQDLAQLLSQAGLMKSTEPGEPPCITSAGFQFLLLDTPAQLWYFMLQYLQTAQSRGMDLVEILSFLFQLSFSTLGKDYSVEGMSDSLLNFLQHLREFGLVFQRKRKSRRYYPTRLAINLSSGVSGAGGTVHQPGFIVVETNYRLYAYTESELQIALIALFSEMLYRFPNMVVAQVTRESVQQAIASGITAQQIIHFLRTRAHPVMLKQVQTALALQTPVLPPTITDQIRLWELERDRLRFTEGVLYNQFLSQVDFELLLAHARELGVLVFENSAKRLMVVTPAGHSDVKRFWKRQKHSS; translated from the exons ATGTGCCTCTCTCAGGTGATGGAGAGCACCCCCTCAAGGGGTGGACTGAACCGCGTACACCTACAATGCAGGAATCTGCAGGAATTCCTAGGGGGCCTGAGCCCTGGGGTATTGGACCGATTGTATGGGCACCCTGCCACTTGTCTGGCTGTCTTCAG GGAGCTGCCATCATTGGCTAAGAACTGGGTGATGCGGATGCTCTTTTTGGAGCAGCCATTGCCACAAGCTGCTGTAGCCCTGTGGGTAAAGAAGGAATTCAGCAA GGCTCAGGAGGAAAGTACAGGGCTGCTGAGTGGCCTCCGTATCTGGCACACCCAGCTGCTCCCAGGCGGGCTCCAGGGCCTCATCCTTAACCCCATCTTCCGCCAGAACCTCCGCATTGCCCTTCTGGGTGG GGGAAAGGCCTGGTCTGATGACACAAGTCAGCTGGGACCAGACAAGCACGCCCGGGATGTTCCCTCACTTGACAAGTATGCCGAGGAGCGATGGGAG GTGGTCTTACACTTCATGGTGGGCTCCCCCAGTGCAGCTGTCAGCCAGGACTTGGCTCAGCTCCTCAGCCAGGCTGGGCTCATGAAGAG taCTGAACCTGGAGAGCCGCCCTGCATTACTTCTGCTGGCTTCCAGTTCCTGTTGCTGGACACCCCCGCCCAGCTCTGGTACTTTATGTTGCAGTATCTGCAGACTGCCCAG AGCCGGGGCATGGACCTAGTGGagattctctccttcctcttccagctCAGCTTCTCTACTCTGGGCAAG GATTACTCTGTGGAAGGTATGAGTGATTCTCTGCTGAACTTCCTGCAACATCTGCGTGAGTTTGGTCTTGTTTTCCAGAGGAAG AGGAAATCTCGGCGTTACTACCCCACGCGACTGGCCATCAATCTCTCATCAGGTGTCTCTGGAGCTGGGGGCACTGTGCATCAGCCAGGCTTCATTGTTGTGGAAACCAATTACCGACTGTACGCCTACACGG AATCGGAGCTGCAGATTGCCCTCATTGCCCTCTTCTCTGAGATGCTCTATCGCTTCCCCAACATGGTGGTAGCGCAGGTGACCCGAGAGAGTGTGCAGCAGGCCATCGCCAGTGGCATCACAGCCCAACAG ATAATCCATTTCCTAAGGACAAGGGCCCACCCAGTGATGCTCAAACAGGTACAGACAG CCCTTGCCCTGCAGACACCTGTGCTGCCTCCCACCATCACAGACCAGATTCGGCTGTGGGAGCTGGAAAGGGACAGACTTCGCTTCACCGAGG GCGTCCTGTACAACCAGTTCCTGTCCCAAGTGGACTTTGAGCTGCTGCTGGCCCACGCGCGGGAGCTGGGCGTGCTCGTGTTCGAGAACTCGGCCAAGCGGCTCATGGTGGTGACCCCGGCCGGGCACAGCGACGTCAAACGCTTCTGGAAGCGGCAAAAACACAGCTCCTGA